A genomic segment from Heterodontus francisci isolate sHetFra1 unplaced genomic scaffold, sHetFra1.hap1 HAP1_SCAFFOLD_58, whole genome shotgun sequence encodes:
- the LOC137365891 gene encoding histone H2A-like: MSGRGKTGGKARAKAKSRSSRAGLQFPVGRVHRLLRKGNYAERVGAGAPVYLAAVLEYLTAEILELAGNAARDNKKTRIIPRHLQLAVRNDEELNMLLGGVTIAQGGVLPNIQAVLLPKKTGAQSSQKK, translated from the coding sequence atgtctggaagaggaaagaccggcggcaaagctcgggccaaggccaagtctcgctcctcccgggctggactgcagttcccggtgggccgtgttcacaggctcctgagaaagggcaactatgctgagcgtgtgggtgctggagccccggtctatctggctgctgtgctcgagtatctgaccgctgaaatcctcgaactcgccggtaacgcggcccgggacaacaagaagacccgcatcatccccaggcacctgcagctggccgtccgcaacgacgaggagctcaacatgctgctgggaggggtgaccatcgctcagggcggggtgctgcctaatatccaggccgtgctgttgcccaagaaaaccggcgctcagagctcccagaaaaagtaa
- the LOC137365885 gene encoding histone H2B 1/2-like, giving the protein MVEEKKKAAPKKGAKKTLNKPSAKGGKKRRKSRKESYSIYIYKVMKQVHPDTGISSKAMSIMNSFVNDIFERIAGEASRLAHYNKRSTISSQEIQTAVRLLLPGELAKHAVSEGTKAVTKYTSSK; this is encoded by the coding sequence ATGGTTgaagagaagaagaaagcagctcctaagaagggcgccaagaaaaccttaaataaaccatcagcaaagggcggcaagaagcggagaaagtcgaggaaggagagttactccatctacatctacaaagtgatgaagcaggttcaccccgacaccggcatctcctccaaggccatgagcatcatgaactcgtttgtgaacgatattttcgagcgcatcgcgggtgaggcttcccgcctggcccattacaacaagcgcagcaccatcagctcccaggagatccagaccgccgtgcgcctgctgctgcccggggagctggccaagcacgccgtgtcggaagggacaaaggcggtgaccaagtacaccagctccaagtaa